In a genomic window of Gossypium arboreum isolate Shixiya-1 chromosome 9, ASM2569848v2, whole genome shotgun sequence:
- the LOC108455713 gene encoding tubulin beta chain-like, with protein sequence MREILHIQGGQCGNQIGSKFWEVVCGEHGIDPIGKYIGNSELQLERINVYYNEASGGRYVPRAVLMDLEPGTMDSIRTGPYGQIFRPDNFVFGQSGAGNNWAKGHYTEGAELIDSVLDVVRKEAENCDCLQGFQVCHSLGGGTGSGMGTLLISKIREEYPDRMMLTFSVFPSPKVSDTVVEPYNATLSVHQLVENADECMVLDNEALYDICLRTLKLTTPSFGDLNHLIAATMSGVTCCLRFPGQLNSDLRKLAVNLIPFPRLHFFMVGFAPLTSRGSQQYRALTVPELTQQMWDAKNMMCAADPRHGRYLTASALFRGKMSTKEVDEQILNVQNKNSSYFVEWIPNNVKSSVCDIPPEGVSMASTFIGNSTSIQEMFRRVSEQFTAMFRRKAFLHWYTGEGMDEMEFTEAESNMNDLVAEYQQYQDASADEDVEYEDDDGGAEN encoded by the exons ATGCGTGAAATACTACACATTCAAGGAGGGCAATGTGGGAACCAAATTGGATCTAAGTTTTGGGAAGTTGTTTGTGGTGAACATGGGATTGATCCAATTGGTAAGTACATCGGAAATTCAGAGTTGCAACTAGAAAGAATTAATGTGTACTACAATGAGGCAAGTGGTGGCCGGTACGTGCCACGAGCCGTTCTCATGGATCTTGAACCTGGAACGATGGACAGTATTCGAACCGGCCCCTATGGGCAGATTTTCAGGCCTGATAACTTTGTTTTCGGCCAGTCCGGGGCTGGAAACAATTGGGCTAAGGGTCATTACACTGAGGGAGCCGAGTTGATTGATTCAGTACTTGATGTTGTTAGGAAGGAAGCTGAGAATTGTGACTGTCTAcaag GGTTTCAAGTGTGCCATTCACTTGGAGGAGGAACAGGATCTGGAATGGGGACCCTGCTTATTTCAAAGATAAGAGAAGAATACCCTGATCGTATGATGCTCACATTTTCCGTTTTCCCATCTCCAAAAGTGTCGGACACTGTGGTTGAACCTTACAATGCCACTCTTTCAGTCCACCAGCTGGTGGAAAATGCTGATGAATGCATGGTTCTCGACAATGAAGCACTCTATGATATCTGCCTCAGGACTCTAAAGCTCACTACCCCAAGCT TCGGAGACTTGAACCATTTAATAGCTGCAACAATGAGTGGTGTAACCTGCTGTTTGCGATTCCCGGGTCAGCTTAACTCAGACCTTCGAAAATTAGCAGTAAACTTAATCCCCTTCCCAAGGCTTCACTTTTTCATGGTGGGATTTGCTCCATTAACATCTAGAGGATCACAGCAATACCGTGCACTCACGGTCCCTGAGCTGACACAACAAATGTGGGATGCCAAGAACATGATGTGCGCCGCTGATCCACGCCATGGTCGTTATCTTACTGCATCAGCCTTGTTTAGAGGCAAAATGAGCACCAAAGAAGTTGATGAACAAATTCTGAATGTGCAAAACAAAAACTCTTCCTACTTTGTTGAGTGGATCCCAAACAATGTGAAATCCAGTGTTTGTGACATCCCTCCTGAAGGGGTTTCGATGGCTTCGACTTTTATCGGGAATTCAACTTCAATACAGGAGATGTTCAGGAGAGTTAGTGAGCAGTTTACAGCCATGTTTAGAAGGAAAGCCTTCTTGCATTGGTACACTGGAGAAGGAATGGATGAAATGGAGTTCACTGAAGCAGAAAGTAACATGAATGACCTTGTTGCAGAGTATCAGCAATACCAAGATGCCTCAGCTGATGAAGATGTCGAGTACGAAGATGATGATGGTGGTGCTGAGAATTGA